The following proteins are co-located in the Paenibacillus sp. FSL H8-0079 genome:
- a CDS encoding L-lactate dehydrogenase has product MTNSAVLKPSRVVIVGMGAVGTTTGYTLMLRQRSSELVFVDVNHDKATGEMLDMNHGLPFTGGVKVWAGDYSDCKDADIIIITAGASQKPGETRIDLLKKNASIFKDIIERITEVNSHGILLIATNPVDILSYTSWKQSGWPASRVIGSGTLLDSARFRYLIGKNKGIDPRSIHAHIIGEHGDSEVPVWSLANVAGTDLELDEETQQDIFDRTKNAAYEIINAKGATSYAIALALDRIVAAILGNEGSVLNVSTYLEDYNGVSDVYLGVPCVVDRNGVREILPLPLNETEKVAFQASANKLKEQIAGLE; this is encoded by the coding sequence ATGACAAACAGTGCAGTATTGAAACCAAGTCGTGTCGTGATTGTAGGCATGGGTGCGGTGGGAACAACAACGGGATACACGCTAATGTTGAGACAGCGTTCGTCCGAGTTGGTATTTGTGGATGTGAATCATGATAAGGCAACCGGCGAAATGCTGGATATGAACCACGGTCTTCCGTTTACCGGTGGTGTGAAAGTATGGGCTGGCGATTACTCCGACTGCAAAGATGCAGATATCATTATTATAACAGCGGGCGCTTCCCAGAAACCTGGCGAAACCCGGATTGATCTGCTGAAGAAAAATGCAAGCATTTTCAAAGATATTATTGAACGTATTACTGAAGTGAATTCTCATGGTATTTTGCTGATTGCAACCAACCCTGTAGATATTTTGTCCTATACTTCATGGAAACAAAGCGGATGGCCTGCTTCCCGTGTCATCGGTTCAGGTACATTGCTCGATAGCGCACGTTTCCGTTACCTGATTGGTAAAAATAAAGGGATCGACCCGCGTAGTATTCACGCCCACATTATTGGTGAGCATGGCGATTCCGAAGTACCTGTATGGAGCCTGGCTAACGTTGCAGGAACAGACCTGGAACTAGATGAAGAAACACAACAGGATATCTTCGATCGTACCAAAAATGCAGCGTATGAGATTATTAATGCCAAAGGCGCGACTTCCTATGCAATCGCTCTTGCTCTGGACCGCATTGTAGCTGCAATTCTCGGCAACGAAGGCTCCGTTCTGAACGTATCCACGTACCTTGAAGACTACAATGGCGTATCGGATGTTTATCTGGGCGTTCCTTGTGTCGTAGATCGCAACGGCGTGCGCGAAATTCTGCCTCTTCCGTTGAATGAAACCGAGAAAGTGGCTTTCCAGGCTTCTGCTAACAAATTAAAAGAACAGATCGCTGGATTGGAATAA